The proteins below are encoded in one region of Sminthopsis crassicaudata isolate SCR6 chromosome 1, ASM4859323v1, whole genome shotgun sequence:
- the LMOD3 gene encoding leiomodin-3: protein MSEHSKNSDQDESLGEDIDEDEILANLSPEELRELQSEMEVMAPDPRVPVGMIQKDQTEKPPTGSFDHRSLVDYMYWQKASRRMLEDERVPITFESSKENTADVHEETDKDNTHAPGALMTKLTKENEKNEPKSNNTEKLQEKKDDDRGEEEDEGEEEEDEGGDEDDENENAEDAGEEDRRMKEEEEKKAREKQREENKNSLKLLTKLFAEAKESPISLEKSENKISKLDPKKLALDTSFMKVSSRPSGNQTNLDESLRRVRKNDPEMKELNLNNIENIPKEMLLDFVNAMKKNKHVKAFSLANVGADESVAFALANMLRENRSITTLNIESNFITGKGIVAIMRCLQFNETLTELRFHNQRHMLGHHAEMEISRLLKANSTLLKMGYHFELPGPRMVVTNLLTRNQDKQRQKRQEEQKQQQLREQKKLIAMLENGLGLPPGMWEMLGGPMPDPRMHELLQAPQMPGSQMPPFGLNRRNEISKNPGQPEPYRTDPDSFKVVKLKRIQRKSRMPPEAQEPAEKTNLKDVIKTLKPVPRIRPPPLVEITPRDQLLNDIRHSNVAYLKPVQLPKELA, encoded by the exons ATGTCTGAACACAGCAAAAATTCTGATCAAGATGAATCTCTCGGGGAGGATATTGATGAAGATGAAATCCTGGCTAACTTGTCCCCCGAGGAACTCCGAGAATTGCAGTCAGAGATGGAAGTCATGGCTCCGGACCCCAGAGTCCCGGTGGGAATGATTCAGAAAGATCAGACGGAGAAGCCCCCCACTGGCAGCTTTGATCATCGATCTCTTGTCGATTATATGTATTGGCAGAAGGCATCCAGGCGCATGCTGGAGGACGAGAGAGTCCCCATCACCTTTGAATCATCTAAG GAAAACACCGCAGATGTTCATGAAGAAACAGACAAGGACAATACACATGCGCCAGGAGCTTTAATGACAAAactcactaaagaaaatgaaaagaatgaaccCAAGTCAAATAATACTGaaaagcttcaagaaaaaaaagatgatgatagAGGTGAAGAGGAGGATGAaggtgaagaggaggaggatgaaggcggtgatgaagatgatgaaaatgaaaatgcagAGGATGCCGGAGAAGAGGACAGAAGaatgaaagaggaggaagaaaagaaagccagagaaaaacagagagaggaaaataaaaacagcttAAAGTTACTGACAAAACTCTTTGCAGAGGCAAAAGAGAGCCCTATATCCCTAGAAAAAAGCGAAAACAAAATCTCAAAATTGGATCCCAAGAAATTGGCCCTGGATACCAGTTTTATGAAAGTGAGCTCCAGACCTTCGGGAAACCAGACGAATCTTGATGAAAGTTTGAGGCGAGTGCGCAAAAATGATCCGGAAATGAAAGAACTCAACCTGAATAACATTGAAAACATCCCTAAAGAGATGCTATTGGACTTTGTTAATGCCATGAAGAAAAATAAGCACGTCAAAGCATTTAGCTTAGCCAACGTGGGTGCGGATGAGAGCGTCGCCTTCGCATTGGCCAACATGCTGCGGGAAAATAGAAGCATCACTACTCTCAATATAGAGTCCAATTTCATTACGGGCAAAGGCATCGTGGCCATCATGAGGTGTCTGCAGTTTAACGAAACATTAACGGAGCTCCGCTTCCACAACCAAAGGCACATGCTGGGACACCACGCAGAAATGGAGATATCGAGGCTCCTGAAGGCCAATAGCACTCTCCTTAAGATGGGCTACCATTTTGAGCTTCCCGGTCCTAGGATGGTGGTCACCAATTTGCTAACCAGAAATCAGGataaacaaagacagaaaaggcAAGAGGAACAAAAGCAACAGCAACTTCGAGAGCAGAAGAAGTTAATAGCCATGTTAGAGAATGGCCTGGGGTTGCCTCCTGGGATGTGGGAGATGCTTGGAGGCCCAATGCCGGATCCCAGAATGCATGAGTTATTGCAGGCTCCGCAAATGCCCGGCTCCCAAATGCCCCCGTTCGGCCTTAATCGGAGAAATGAAATCAGCAAGAATCCTGGTCAACCGGAGCCATACAGAACTGACCCAGACTCCTTCAAAGTGGTCAAACTGAAGAGAATCCAGCGTAAATCTCGTATGCCGCCCGAAGCCCAAGAGCCGGCTGAAAAAACCAACCTCAAGGATGTCATCAAAACCCTCAAACCCGTGCCTAGGATTAGACCTCCACCTCTGGTGGAGATCACGCCGCGAGACCAGCTTCTGAATGACATTCGGCACAGTAACGTGGCCTATCTCAAACCT GTGCAACTCCCCAAAGAACTGGCATAA